The following are encoded in a window of Oncorhynchus mykiss isolate Arlee chromosome 11, USDA_OmykA_1.1, whole genome shotgun sequence genomic DNA:
- the LOC110535076 gene encoding chemokine-like receptor 1 has product MKKMVNTTWYLSLAVSDIIFCASLPFNIIYPETKEWIFELFMCKFSSFVMFLNMFGSILLLVVISVDHCVSVSFPVRAQEHSTIGKAFELVFLVWVAYVALSIPSLVFRDAKTHVGKSMCFNN; this is encoded by the coding sequence ATGAAAAAGATGGTCAACACCACCTGGTACCTCAGCCTGGCCGTCTCCGACATCATATTCTGTGCCAGTCTACCCTTCAACATCATTTACCCGGAAACAAAGGAGTGGATCTTTGAGCTCTTTATGTGCAAATTCAGCTCTTTTGTGATGTTCCTGAACATGTTCGGCAGCATATTACTCCTGGTCGTCATCAGTGTTGACCACTGTGTGTCAGTGTCGTTTCCAGTGCGGGCTCAGGAACACTCCACCATTGGCAAGGCCTTTGAATTGGTGTTCCTGGTCTGGGTTGCCTATGTCGCACTGAGCATCCCCTCCTTGGTGTTCCGCGATGCCAAGACTCATGTCGGGAAGAGCATGTGTTTCAACAACTAG